A genome region from Deltaproteobacteria bacterium includes the following:
- a CDS encoding amidohydrolase family protein, with protein sequence MYLVDADGHVEESETTFSDKYFDPEFRAQKPRVVAIDKMVYWMIEEQMYPRRVGRGAHNLGTPASYHGKKTPHAQKKSDTIGSMEIHGVKERIEAMDKEGISLQVLYPTLFLAYPLAANPALVTAMSTAYNRFLGDQIGAHERLKWAAVVNLDDVEGAVAQVKEAHELGAIAVMVLGTIGDRLLDDPAFLPFYEALVERDLTLAIHVGWACPAITGLFTHIYPSSVNAFLMPVLLGFSSMINSGLLDRFPTMRVGFLEAGCQWVHFMIDRLDHRFGHSGNFLADILPDTVPKAKLAPMDYVRQGNLYLSAEVEDSLLPQVVELVGEGQVVYGSDMPHGDREVLSSDYLKQRTDLSESVKTKILRDNGARLYNLDISDAARKAS encoded by the coding sequence ATGTACCTGGTGGATGCCGACGGACACGTCGAGGAAAGCGAAACCACGTTCAGCGACAAGTACTTCGACCCTGAGTTTCGCGCCCAGAAGCCGCGGGTGGTGGCCATCGACAAGATGGTCTACTGGATGATCGAGGAGCAGATGTACCCGCGCCGGGTCGGGCGCGGCGCCCACAACCTCGGCACCCCGGCGAGCTACCATGGCAAGAAGACGCCCCACGCGCAGAAGAAGTCCGACACCATCGGCAGCATGGAGATCCACGGCGTCAAGGAGCGCATCGAGGCCATGGACAAGGAGGGGATCTCGCTGCAGGTCCTCTATCCGACCCTTTTCCTCGCCTATCCGCTGGCCGCGAACCCGGCGCTCGTGACCGCCATGAGCACCGCGTACAACCGCTTCCTCGGCGACCAGATCGGCGCCCACGAGCGGCTGAAGTGGGCGGCGGTGGTGAACCTCGACGACGTCGAAGGGGCGGTGGCGCAGGTGAAGGAAGCCCACGAGCTGGGCGCCATCGCCGTCATGGTGCTGGGCACCATCGGCGACCGGCTGCTGGACGACCCCGCCTTCCTGCCGTTTTACGAGGCGCTGGTGGAGCGGGACCTGACCTTGGCGATCCACGTGGGCTGGGCCTGTCCGGCCATCACCGGCCTGTTCACCCACATCTATCCGTCGTCGGTGAACGCATTCCTGATGCCGGTGCTCCTGGGCTTCTCGTCCATGATCAACAGCGGGTTGCTGGACCGGTTCCCCACCATGCGCGTGGGATTCCTGGAGGCCGGCTGCCAGTGGGTCCACTTCATGATCGACCGGCTCGACCACCGTTTCGGCCACTCGGGCAACTTCCTCGCCGACATCCTTCCGGACACGGTGCCCAAGGCCAAGCTGGCGCCCATGGATTACGTCCGGCAGGGCAACCTCTACCTGAGCGCGGAGGTGGAGGACTCGTTGCTGCCGCAGGTGGTGGAGCTGGTGGGAGAGGGGCAGGTGGTGTACGGCTCCGACATGCCCCACGGCGACCGCGAGGTGCTGTCGAGCGACTACCTCAAGCAGCGCACGGACCTGAGCGAGAGCGTCAAGACCAAGATCCTGCGGGACAACGGCGCCCGGCTCTACAACCTGGACATCAGCGACGCTGCGAGGAAGGCTTCCTGA
- a CDS encoding ATP-binding cassette domain-containing protein, with the protein MSTAEPVVQMQDVQMVFTSVDGDRFTAVEGLDLEVGSGDVVAIVGKTGCGKSTTFNLLLGLEQPTSGSIALLGHDPYREFDWFRSKLGVIFQTDRLLPWRTALENARVGLEILDYSEKEQNDIALQWLHKLELQGFEDAYPHELSGGMRQRVGMARAFCLTPEIFFADEAFGHLDQSTARRLREVFLELVNESRKTCLLITHNIHEALEIGSRLVILGKPGRVLADMETPTNATRAEMAEFEDRVLDIIESNEVVG; encoded by the coding sequence GTGAGCACCGCCGAACCCGTCGTCCAAATGCAGGACGTGCAGATGGTCTTCACCTCGGTGGACGGCGACCGCTTCACCGCGGTGGAAGGGCTCGACCTGGAGGTGGGGAGCGGTGACGTCGTCGCCATCGTCGGCAAGACCGGCTGCGGCAAGTCCACCACGTTCAACCTGTTGCTGGGCCTGGAGCAGCCCACGTCGGGTTCCATCGCGCTCCTGGGACACGATCCCTACAGGGAATTCGACTGGTTCCGCTCCAAGCTGGGCGTCATCTTCCAGACCGACCGCCTGCTGCCCTGGCGCACCGCACTGGAGAACGCCCGGGTCGGGCTCGAGATCCTCGACTACAGCGAAAAGGAACAGAACGACATCGCCCTGCAGTGGCTGCACAAGCTGGAACTACAGGGCTTCGAGGACGCCTATCCCCACGAGCTGTCCGGCGGCATGCGCCAGCGCGTGGGCATGGCCCGGGCCTTCTGCCTCACGCCGGAGATCTTCTTCGCCGACGAGGCCTTCGGCCACCTGGACCAGTCCACCGCCCGGCGCCTGCGCGAGGTATTCCTGGAGCTCGTGAACGAGAGCCGGAAGACCTGCCTCCTCATCACCCACAACATCCATGAGGCGCTGGAGATCGGCTCCCGCCTGGTGATCCTCGGCAAGCCCGGCCGGGTCCTCGCCGACATGGAAACCCCCACCAACGCCACCCGCGCCGAGATGGCCGAGTTCGAGGACCGGGTCCTCGACATCATCGAAAGCAACGAAGTCGTCGGGTGA
- the dctP gene encoding TRAP transporter substrate-binding protein DctP gives MSKSLVVFLMAGVLCVAGLTVPEDAQSKIILKVATQSARPGTPRADYLVHFKNGVAKRTNGEIEVQIFWANSLVHAKEALEAVQLGTSDMADLAIGYFSDKIRLLQVGGLPFAVSDPVQSRDGGMRVLAQIPEASAELAKFGHVVVGMTATASYQLVAHYPITNLAELKGKKVGTFGRIAPKAIKAGGGIPVSTTGGEMYEALQRKTIDARILSFEAAQRFKTYEVAKYMSKIEMGCIAGVNTFTINKRKWDSLSKEHQKILLEEGEKVGKWEAQAMKDDDVKFQKYLTGKGVKIVDFSASDREKWKNSPGVKKIAGDWVASMEKLGLPGKKTLAVFRGE, from the coding sequence ATGTCGAAATCGTTAGTGGTCTTCCTGATGGCCGGTGTCCTGTGCGTCGCCGGGCTGACAGTCCCGGAGGACGCCCAATCCAAGATCATCCTCAAGGTAGCGACGCAGTCAGCGCGCCCGGGAACTCCGCGCGCCGACTACCTGGTGCATTTCAAGAACGGCGTGGCCAAGAGGACCAACGGCGAGATCGAGGTGCAGATCTTCTGGGCCAACTCGCTGGTGCACGCCAAGGAGGCCCTGGAGGCGGTGCAGTTGGGCACGTCCGACATGGCGGATCTGGCCATCGGATACTTCTCCGACAAGATCCGGCTGTTGCAGGTCGGCGGGCTTCCCTTCGCCGTGAGTGATCCGGTGCAGTCGCGCGACGGCGGCATGCGCGTGCTCGCGCAGATCCCGGAGGCCAGCGCGGAGCTGGCCAAGTTCGGTCACGTGGTGGTGGGTATGACCGCCACGGCGAGCTACCAACTCGTGGCGCACTACCCCATCACGAACCTGGCGGAGCTCAAGGGCAAGAAGGTCGGCACCTTCGGCCGCATCGCGCCCAAGGCCATCAAGGCGGGGGGCGGGATTCCGGTGAGCACCACCGGCGGCGAGATGTACGAGGCGCTGCAACGCAAGACCATCGACGCGCGCATCCTCTCCTTCGAGGCGGCCCAGCGGTTCAAGACCTACGAGGTGGCCAAGTACATGAGCAAGATCGAGATGGGCTGCATCGCGGGCGTCAACACCTTCACCATCAACAAGAGGAAGTGGGACTCCCTGTCGAAGGAGCACCAGAAGATCCTCCTGGAAGAGGGTGAGAAGGTCGGCAAGTGGGAAGCCCAGGCCATGAAGGACGACGACGTCAAGTTCCAGAAGTACCTGACGGGCAAGGGCGTCAAGATCGTCGACTTCTCCGCCTCGGACAGGGAGAAGTGGAAGAACAGCCCGGGCGTGAAGAAGATCGCCGGCGACTGGGTGGCCAGCATGGAGAAGCTGGGCCTGCCGGGCAAGAAGACCCTGGCCGTCTTCCGCGGCGAATAA
- a CDS encoding TRAP transporter small permease has translation MTFLNEISGYVLFFMMLLITVDVTGRYVFSSPIPGTLEFTEFLIVFVVFFSLAYVQLTKRHICVELVTQRLPGKIGDGLAVFVLLIAAVFFVLMAWQSWHAGLSALEYREASDGLVQIPVYPPKLAIPFGAALIAIQMLRDAWKHFRSLITPG, from the coding sequence ATGACCTTCCTGAACGAGATCAGCGGCTACGTCCTGTTTTTCATGATGCTGCTGATCACGGTGGACGTCACCGGGCGCTACGTGTTCTCGAGCCCGATCCCCGGGACGCTGGAGTTCACCGAGTTCCTCATCGTGTTCGTGGTCTTTTTCAGCCTGGCGTATGTCCAGCTCACCAAGCGGCACATCTGCGTGGAGCTGGTGACCCAGCGGCTGCCGGGGAAGATCGGCGACGGCCTCGCGGTGTTCGTCCTCCTGATTGCGGCGGTGTTCTTCGTGCTTATGGCCTGGCAGTCGTGGCATGCCGGGCTCTCCGCCCTGGAATACCGCGAGGCGTCCGACGGACTGGTGCAGATTCCGGTCTACCCGCCCAAGCTCGCCATCCCGTTCGGCGCCGCTCTCATCGCCATCCAGATGTTGAGAGACGCCTGGAAGCATTTTCGCAGTCTCATAACCCCGGGGTAG
- a CDS encoding ABC transporter permease: MESEATRTELSPAQAQEAWHARLLSLMTARKEPIISFGVILAAWQIASFFLPPYLVPGVGAILAAFIEIVASLALLGDVLTTMGRIFLGLVLAFITGTILGVFMGFTETVEKYTLPVLHFIMGIPALSWVVFAIIWFSHVETRIAFILLAGCLPNYALIIHDGIKSISKEYLDMLRAMRPTRKQLFSKLILPGMIPAVLTSWKVNLGLAARVVIVAELVGASRGVGNKLLLAQELFEMPKAIAWTLVLVAFLLITQFVILFLEHKLLRWRPAKQGGMAT, translated from the coding sequence ATGGAATCCGAGGCAACCCGCACCGAGTTGTCACCGGCTCAGGCCCAGGAGGCGTGGCATGCGCGCCTCCTGAGCCTCATGACCGCCCGGAAAGAGCCGATCATTTCCTTCGGCGTGATCCTGGCGGCCTGGCAGATCGCTTCCTTCTTCCTGCCCCCCTACCTGGTTCCGGGCGTCGGCGCCATCCTCGCCGCTTTCATCGAGATCGTCGCGAGCCTCGCCTTGCTGGGGGACGTCCTCACCACCATGGGGCGCATCTTCCTGGGCCTCGTGCTGGCGTTCATCACCGGCACGATCCTCGGCGTCTTCATGGGCTTTACGGAGACGGTGGAGAAGTACACCCTGCCGGTGCTGCATTTCATCATGGGCATTCCGGCGCTCTCCTGGGTGGTGTTCGCCATCATCTGGTTCAGCCACGTGGAGACGCGCATCGCCTTCATCCTGCTGGCCGGCTGCCTGCCCAACTACGCCCTCATCATCCACGACGGCATCAAGAGCATCTCCAAGGAATACCTGGACATGCTGCGGGCCATGCGCCCGACGCGCAAACAGCTCTTCTCCAAGCTGATCCTGCCGGGCATGATCCCGGCCGTGCTGACTTCCTGGAAGGTCAACCTCGGGCTCGCCGCGCGCGTGGTCATCGTCGCCGAGCTGGTGGGCGCCAGCCGGGGCGTGGGCAACAAGCTGCTGCTGGCGCAGGAACTCTTCGAGATGCCCAAGGCCATCGCCTGGACGCTGGTGCTGGTGGCCTTCCTGCTCATCACCCAGTTCGTCATTCTCTTTCTGGAGCACAAGCTGCTGCGCTGGCGTCCGGCGAAGCAGGGAGGAATGGCAACGTGA
- a CDS encoding TRAP transporter large permease, with amino-acid sequence MDPTFLAIISVFLLIFLLLCGLHVAVSLGLVGVLGFVVLTDSWAAGIGLLRTTPYKVVANFTFFAIPVFILMGQFANYGGLSADIYSVVHKWLGRVRGGLAMATTASCAAFAAACGSSVATAATFTQVALPEMTKYGYDKRLATGAIAASGTLGALIPPSGLMIIYGIITEQSIGKLLIAGFIPGVLSALIYMGMISCWVRLRPEIAPILEERPPLREKLLSLYRVWGIVTLSIVVMGAIYLGIATPTEAGAFGAFGAFVIMIVKGAFSRERLRNTVLDTATSTTMLFTIIIGAYIFSRFLAITNVGPRLADYLVSSGMPRHLVLTGFLLLYVFLGMFMDPAAMMAITLPIVFPIIIQMGFSGIWFGVLVIKTSEIGLITPPVGMNVYTVNAAAHGMVRLEEIFKGILPFFLMDVFTLIILVAFPQISLWLPDRMLG; translated from the coding sequence ATGGACCCAACCTTCCTGGCGATCATCAGCGTCTTTCTCCTGATCTTCCTGCTCCTGTGCGGCCTTCACGTGGCCGTGTCGCTGGGGCTGGTCGGGGTGTTGGGCTTCGTCGTGCTCACCGACAGCTGGGCCGCCGGCATCGGTCTCTTGCGGACGACCCCGTACAAGGTGGTGGCCAACTTCACGTTCTTCGCCATCCCCGTCTTTATCCTGATGGGGCAGTTCGCCAACTATGGCGGCTTGAGCGCGGATATCTACTCGGTGGTTCACAAGTGGCTGGGACGGGTCCGCGGCGGCCTCGCCATGGCCACCACGGCGAGTTGCGCCGCGTTTGCCGCGGCCTGCGGCTCCAGCGTGGCCACGGCCGCCACCTTCACCCAGGTGGCCCTGCCGGAAATGACCAAGTATGGCTACGACAAGCGGCTTGCCACCGGCGCCATCGCGGCTTCTGGGACGCTGGGAGCGCTGATTCCTCCCAGCGGCCTGATGATCATCTACGGGATCATTACGGAGCAGTCCATCGGCAAGCTGCTCATCGCCGGCTTCATTCCGGGGGTCCTCTCCGCGCTGATTTACATGGGCATGATTTCATGCTGGGTCCGGCTCCGGCCCGAGATTGCGCCCATCCTCGAGGAAAGGCCGCCATTGAGGGAGAAGCTCCTGTCCCTGTACCGGGTGTGGGGCATCGTCACGCTCTCAATCGTCGTCATGGGCGCCATCTACCTGGGCATCGCCACGCCCACGGAGGCGGGCGCCTTCGGCGCCTTCGGCGCGTTCGTGATCATGATCGTCAAGGGCGCTTTCTCGCGCGAGAGGCTGCGGAACACCGTGCTGGACACCGCCACCTCCACCACGATGCTCTTCACCATCATCATCGGCGCCTACATCTTCAGCCGGTTCCTTGCCATCACCAACGTCGGCCCGCGGTTGGCGGACTACCTGGTGAGCTCCGGCATGCCGCGCCACCTGGTCCTGACCGGCTTCCTCCTGCTCTACGTGTTCCTGGGCATGTTCATGGACCCGGCCGCGATGATGGCCATCACCCTGCCCATCGTCTTCCCCATCATCATCCAGATGGGCTTCAGCGGCATCTGGTTCGGCGTGCTGGTGATCAAGACCTCGGAGATCGGCCTCATCACGCCGCCGGTGGGCATGAACGTCTACACCGTGAACGCCGCGGCCCACGGCATGGTGCGCCTCGAGGAGATCTTCAAGGGCATCCTGCCGTTCTTCCTGATGGACGTGTTCACCCTCATTATCCTGGTGGCCTTCCCGCAGATCTCCCTGTGGCTGCCGGACCGGATGCTGGGGTAG
- a CDS encoding creatininase family protein: MPAQLGSVWLQELTWEDVAAYLEDSDIIICPVGSTEEHGPAGPLGLDCLIAIALAEDVARATGTVCAPPLWFGDSPHHLGFPGTISLRTETLMAVIQDMSRSLAKHGFRKILIINGHKGANLPGLLAATKNLREYEMPEVFFAVIDPVKIAKKIANEIKEAKEHHSGELEISECWYKFPHLVKQEKLTTSQVDFDKNFSPWSHGDLFYAPHEVIDIPWTSTEQRRIVPTGSFSPSIKASPEKGKAYHDYMVDQIVQFIGWLRNYDGPVAQV, encoded by the coding sequence ATGCCGGCGCAACTCGGTTCCGTATGGCTCCAGGAGCTGACCTGGGAGGACGTGGCGGCCTACCTGGAGGACTCCGACATCATCATTTGCCCGGTGGGCAGCACCGAGGAGCACGGCCCGGCCGGGCCCCTGGGCCTCGACTGCCTCATCGCCATCGCACTGGCGGAGGACGTGGCACGCGCCACCGGAACGGTGTGCGCGCCGCCGCTCTGGTTCGGCGACTCGCCGCACCACCTGGGTTTCCCGGGCACCATCTCGCTCCGTACCGAGACGTTGATGGCGGTGATCCAGGACATGAGCCGCAGCCTGGCGAAGCACGGGTTCCGCAAGATCCTGATCATCAACGGGCACAAGGGCGCCAACCTGCCGGGCCTGCTGGCGGCCACCAAGAACCTGCGCGAGTACGAGATGCCGGAGGTCTTCTTCGCCGTCATCGACCCGGTGAAGATCGCCAAGAAGATCGCCAACGAGATCAAGGAAGCGAAGGAGCACCACAGCGGCGAGCTGGAGATCTCGGAGTGCTGGTACAAGTTCCCGCACCTGGTCAAGCAGGAGAAGCTGACCACGTCGCAGGTGGACTTCGACAAGAACTTCTCGCCGTGGTCCCACGGCGACCTCTTCTACGCACCTCACGAGGTCATCGACATCCCGTGGACCAGCACGGAGCAGCGCCGTATCGTGCCCACGGGCTCCTTCAGCCCCTCCATCAAGGCGTCGCCCGAGAAGGGCAAGGCCTACCACGACTACATGGTCGACCAGATCGTGCAGTTCATCGGCTGGCTCAGGAACTACGACGGCCCGGTGGCTCAGGTCTGA
- a CDS encoding TraB/GumN family protein, translating to MEVDAAQGPGAAGLPAHTRRLSTQGREVYLVGTAHVSLESVDDVRETVEQVDPDTICVELCQARYESFTRPDAWQKMNVFKVIKEGKAALLLSHLIMSAFYKRMGDRLGVRPGADMLEGVRLARERGADLVLADRDVQVTLKRTWRRLSLWNKLKVLFVLLSSALAEPEVDRKAVDDLKQADRLEDVLLEFARAFPAVKESLIDERDVYLAQKIREAPGARVVAVVGAGHVPGIARAIEREQSLDALEEVPEPSLWTRSIKWVVPALILAIIAYGFYSAGAAHSLESISIWVLVNGVLAAAGAALALGHPITVLAAFLAAPITSLNPTIAAGWVSGFVQAWVKKPTVADLEGMSEVVTAFPKGLWRNPVSRILLVVVFSNLGSTLGTFIGGSWIAARSF from the coding sequence GTGGAAGTCGATGCCGCACAGGGCCCGGGCGCTGCCGGGCTTCCGGCGCATACGCGGCGGTTGAGCACCCAGGGCCGGGAGGTCTACCTCGTCGGCACCGCGCATGTCTCGCTGGAAAGCGTCGACGACGTGCGCGAGACCGTCGAGCAGGTGGACCCCGACACCATATGCGTGGAGCTGTGCCAGGCCCGCTACGAGTCCTTTACCCGGCCCGACGCGTGGCAGAAGATGAACGTCTTCAAGGTCATCAAGGAGGGCAAGGCGGCGCTGCTCTTGAGCCACCTGATCATGTCGGCGTTCTACAAGCGAATGGGGGACCGGCTCGGGGTGCGGCCTGGGGCGGACATGCTGGAGGGGGTGCGGCTTGCGCGGGAGCGGGGTGCGGACCTGGTGCTGGCGGACCGCGACGTCCAGGTGACCCTCAAGCGCACCTGGAGGAGGCTGAGCCTCTGGAACAAGCTCAAGGTGCTGTTCGTGCTTCTGAGCAGCGCGCTGGCGGAGCCGGAGGTCGACAGGAAGGCGGTGGACGACCTCAAGCAGGCGGACCGTCTGGAGGATGTCCTGTTGGAGTTCGCGAGGGCCTTCCCGGCGGTGAAGGAGAGTCTCATCGACGAGCGCGACGTCTACCTGGCGCAGAAGATCCGCGAGGCCCCGGGCGCGCGTGTCGTGGCCGTGGTGGGCGCGGGACACGTCCCGGGGATCGCGCGCGCCATCGAACGGGAACAGTCTCTCGACGCCCTGGAAGAGGTCCCGGAGCCATCGCTCTGGACCAGGAGCATCAAGTGGGTGGTGCCCGCCCTGATCCTGGCCATCATCGCCTACGGGTTCTACAGCGCCGGCGCCGCCCATTCGCTGGAGTCCATCTCCATCTGGGTGCTGGTGAACGGCGTGCTCGCGGCCGCGGGAGCGGCCCTGGCCCTGGGGCATCCGATCACCGTGCTGGCGGCGTTCCTGGCCGCGCCCATCACCAGCCTCAACCCCACCATCGCCGCGGGCTGGGTTTCGGGGTTCGTCCAGGCGTGGGTCAAAAAGCCTACGGTGGCGGACCTGGAGGGCATGTCCGAGGTGGTGACCGCGTTTCCCAAGGGACTGTGGCGCAACCCGGTGTCGCGCATCCTTCTGGTCGTGGTGTTCTCGAACCTGGGCAGCACGCTGGGCACGTTCATCGGCGGCAGTTGGATCGCCGCGCGCTCGTTCTAG
- a CDS encoding cyclase family protein, translating to MKRLRETAERLRNWGRWGKDDEIGTLNFTTPEDIVAAAQLVRRGRVFSLALAYDADGPQSGKSNYPAMGRFNPIHLMLRTGTDAYSGVLDHRRIRGADDIIIMPLQAGTQWDGLAHIFYDDYMYNGYDVRLVTSGGAARNGIEKTREKMVGRGVLLDVARVKGSDWLEDGYAITSEDLDKTMAAQEVEVRRGDYLLVRTGQMKAKLDAGSWDGYPGGDAPGLGFDTLDWLHAREVAAVATDTWGVEVRPNQTRDATQPWHWVSIPNMGLTVGEIFHLEELAEDCAVDGRYEFMFVGPALPVTGAVGSPTNPLAIK from the coding sequence ATGAAACGGCTCCGCGAGACCGCGGAGCGGCTGCGCAACTGGGGGCGCTGGGGCAAGGACGACGAGATCGGCACGCTCAACTTCACCACGCCCGAGGACATCGTCGCCGCGGCGCAACTCGTGCGCCGCGGGCGGGTGTTCTCGCTGGCCCTGGCCTACGACGCCGACGGACCGCAGAGCGGCAAGAGCAACTACCCGGCCATGGGCCGGTTCAATCCCATCCACCTGATGCTGCGCACCGGTACGGACGCCTACTCGGGCGTGCTCGACCACCGGCGCATCCGCGGCGCCGACGACATCATCATCATGCCGCTACAGGCCGGCACCCAGTGGGACGGTCTGGCGCATATCTTCTACGACGACTACATGTACAACGGCTACGATGTGCGGCTGGTAACCTCCGGCGGCGCCGCCAGGAACGGCATCGAGAAGACGCGGGAGAAGATGGTGGGGCGCGGCGTGCTGCTGGACGTGGCCCGGGTCAAGGGAAGCGATTGGCTGGAGGACGGCTACGCCATCACCAGCGAAGATTTGGACAAGACCATGGCGGCGCAGGAGGTGGAGGTGCGCCGCGGCGACTACCTGCTGGTGCGCACCGGACAGATGAAGGCCAAGCTGGACGCCGGATCCTGGGACGGCTATCCCGGCGGGGACGCCCCCGGACTCGGGTTCGATACGCTGGACTGGCTCCATGCCCGGGAGGTGGCCGCCGTGGCCACGGACACCTGGGGCGTGGAGGTCCGGCCCAACCAGACCCGCGACGCCACCCAGCCCTGGCACTGGGTCAGCATCCCCAACATGGGGCTCACGGTAGGGGAGATCTTCCACCTGGAAGAGCTGGCGGAAGACTGCGCGGTCGACGGCCGCTACGAGTTCATGTTCGTGGGCCCGGCGCTGCCGGTCACGGGCGCTGTGGGGTCGCCGACGAATCCGTTGGCCATCAAGTGA
- a CDS encoding ABC transporter substrate-binding protein — MVRLIASFLTAAMTLAGAATVLAQNMPVVQMSSFDKPSFGHTTASLIEANDFDKKHGIDIQWVFKQGRAANTDFATGRDKITIASALLSEANRRLKGVKSVYLFNVLNGHGALLTMDPAINSVADLEGKSLAAVTVTTNYAMFRYFAQKAGTDLNKVSIQSTNTAGLATLLMAKRADAIHIWEPNYSRMLVTNPGKLKMIEYFHQWEAIHGAPQRGFLGVAAHEDWINANKELIPKIYAAFAELAKWLPTHHDEAAAIIEKAAGVPKEAFLMALSAARYPLDVVPAAEIEGNIKALFQAGIDSGYMKQMPDDGVLYRGKVR, encoded by the coding sequence ATGGTCCGACTCATTGCAAGTTTTCTGACAGCCGCCATGACGCTGGCAGGCGCCGCCACGGTGCTGGCGCAGAACATGCCGGTGGTGCAGATGTCGTCGTTCGACAAGCCGTCCTTCGGCCACACGACGGCTTCGCTGATCGAGGCCAACGACTTCGACAAGAAGCACGGCATCGACATCCAGTGGGTCTTCAAGCAGGGACGCGCGGCCAACACGGACTTCGCCACGGGCAGGGACAAGATTACCATCGCCTCGGCGCTTCTGTCGGAAGCCAACCGCCGGCTCAAGGGCGTGAAATCGGTTTATCTGTTCAACGTGCTGAACGGCCACGGCGCGCTCTTGACCATGGACCCGGCCATCAACAGCGTGGCGGACCTCGAAGGCAAGAGCCTGGCGGCAGTCACGGTGACCACCAACTACGCCATGTTCCGGTACTTCGCCCAAAAGGCCGGCACCGACCTGAACAAGGTGTCGATCCAATCCACCAACACCGCGGGACTGGCCACCTTGCTCATGGCCAAGCGTGCCGACGCCATACACATCTGGGAGCCGAACTACTCCAGGATGCTGGTGACCAACCCCGGCAAGCTCAAGATGATCGAGTACTTCCACCAGTGGGAAGCCATCCACGGGGCGCCGCAAAGGGGCTTCCTGGGCGTGGCGGCCCATGAGGACTGGATCAACGCCAACAAGGAGCTGATCCCGAAGATCTACGCGGCCTTCGCGGAGCTGGCGAAGTGGCTGCCGACGCACCATGACGAGGCCGCCGCGATCATCGAGAAGGCGGCCGGCGTGCCCAAGGAGGCCTTCCTCATGGCCCTGAGCGCGGCGCGCTATCCCCTGGACGTGGTGCCCGCGGCGGAGATCGAAGGCAACATCAAGGCCCTCTTCCAGGCCGGCATCGACAGCGGCTACATGAAGCAGATGCCGGACGACGGCGTCCTCTACCGGGGCAAGGTCCGCTAG